The genome window CTGGGCGCCCCCTCACGCGAAAGCCTGGTCTTTTCACGCTCACCCCGTCCGCGACGGCTACGCCGCCGCCTCGCCCGCCGGGCTCGGGACAGCGTACTCGTTAGGTTGGTTTACAGCACCCGCTTGGCTTCGGTGGCAAGTCGCGGGCCTACATGGACGGAACGAACGATCGAAAAAATGGCTGATGGCGATTCCTTCCACCCGCAGCCTGAGAGGCCAGTTTAGCAGGCATTTTTCCATCTCTGGGAGCCCCATCCGATGACCACCCCCGAACGCTTCGCCCGGGTGCGAGAGGTCCTCGACCGCCGCCAGCCGGACCTGACGGTTCTGCTCGAGAACGTCCATAAGCCGCACAACTTCTCAGCCATCCTGCGCAGTTGCGACGCGGTGGGGATCTGCGAGGCCCACGCCATTACCCCCACCGGCGACCGGCCTAAGCTGCACAATGCCGTCACCAGCGGCGCCGGCAAATGGCTCAAAGTACGCTCCCACGACAACATCCAACACGCCCTCGGGGCGCTCAAGGCGGAAGAATTCCAGGTGCTCGCCGCTCACCCGGCGGAGGGTGCCATCGACTACCGCCAGGCGGACTTCACCCGCCCGACGGCGGTCCTCCTGGGCCAGGAGAAGGACGGTGTTTCGGTCAACGCCGCCGCCGGGGCGGACGGCTGGATCGTCATTCCGATGTTCGGCATGGTGCCGTCCTTGAACGTCTCCGTGGCGGCGGCGCTGATCCTGTTCGAGGCCCAGCGCCAGCGCGCCGCCGCCGGCCTCTACGACCGCTGCCGGCTGGACCCGGAGGTCTACCGGCGCACCCTGTTCGAGTGGGCGTACCCGGTGTTGGCGGAGCGCTGCCGACGCCACAAGGTGGACTACCCGGAGCTGGGCGAAGACGGCGACCTGTTGGGCGACGTACCGCGCGGCTAGGCCGACCCTCCGGCCCTCCCAGCACACCCGTTACCGAAATCCCAAGAGGATTTCGCCGTCGGCAGCCCGTGCCGAGCTTTCATGACCAAATGTATAAATAAATATAACTTGCTTTTGATTTAAATGCATTTAATGCTGACCCATCTTTTCACGACCTATAGGAGAACGCCATGAAGCTGAGCCGACTTTCCCTACTGCTGATCCTGCTCACCGCCCTGATCTCCCTTCCCGCCCTCGCCGAGGACGCCGGCAACTGCTTGATCAACGCCCTCGCCGACGACCCCGCGATGACCGCGACCGAGTTGGAACCCCTCACTGAGGCGGAATTCCTCGCCGCAATCAAGCCCGAAGCTCCAAGGTCCAAGGTCAGTCTTCTGCGGCCGAGCGGTGAAGGCAATGCATTCTGCGAGTGGTACGACATCGATTGTGGGAACGGCACGACGGACGAGTGTTGCGGCTCCCAGAGTAGCTGCGGATCGTACTGCGCGGAGGTCTGCGGACAAGAATGCGAGTACGTCGAAGAATGACGAATCGCTTTTGACGCCGCTGTCTAAGGCCAGAACCCAAGGTCGACGCCCGCCGTCGGCTAAGGGTCCCACAGCCCGGCGGGTAGGAGATCTATTGGGCTAGGGCCCCTGGTTCGGCACCGTCGGCTCCGGTACCTTCAGTCCCAGGTAGGTGCCGGAGCTGATGCCCATCAGGGCGAGCAGGGTTTCGCTGAACTGCGGCATGGCGAGGTCGCGGTAGACGTGGGCCGCGAACACCACCGCCAGCACCAACGTCCAGGCGGCAATCTGGAAACGGTGAAAGCTGACGCCGTTGGCATCGCTCAAGATGTCGAGCAGCCAGCCTTCGGAGCGGTGCTGGATCTTGGCGAGCTGAGACTCATGGGCCTTGACCTGCCGGGTCAAGGCACGCCCTTCGGCGACCTTGGCCTGCACATCGGCCGCTGAGCCGGCCTTCGGCAGATCGGCGGTTTCCTGCGCCAGATCGGCGAGCTTCGCCCGGGCGGAGGACAGTTTGAGCTGGACGGCCTGCGCCGTGGCGGCGGCCAGCGGAGCGTCTAGCTGAGCCTCCTTCCCCTTGTCGACGAACGCCGATGCGATGGACGTCCCGCCGCTAATGGCGAGGAGCGCCACTACCGTGCCGGTGATCGACGAGCTGTAGTCGCCGGTCACCATGCCGATCAACAGATAGCAGGCGAGCACCAGGAAGAACCACACCGCCGCCTGCAGCCGCGACAGGCTGTACGGCCGCCGGGCATCGCCACCGGGCTCTTCGCCGGGATCCCGCAGTACATTGCTGCGGGTGGCCAAAAGAAAAAAAACGATCAGCAACCCGACGAAGGCGACGCCCCAGAAGGCCAGCCAACCGCGCGGCAGCGCCAAGAAATCAACGGTGGCGTCCGATGGGAGGGGTACCTGATCGTCGAGACCCACCGACACCCGCATGGTGCGGGCCCGGAACCGCGGCTTGCCGAGCACTGCGATCCAGGCCTCCCGCGCCGACTCCTGTTCTTCCCCCGCATCGATCTCGCGGCGCAGCGAGAACCTCAACTCGCCGGCCGCCGGATCGGTCTGCGGCCAGGCCGTCACGCCGGGAAAGGCGCGATCGTTCAGGAACAACACCACCGACCGCGAACGCCCGTCGCGCGCCTCGAGACAGCGAGCGTGTTCGTACAGATCGCCGAGGCCGGCGACCCGGACGGTGAGCGTTTGCCGCAAACGCACTCGGTCCCGCTCCGTCCCTCCGGCATCGAAAAAGGCCTTGGCCACTCGCGCGGATCCCAGTGGACAGGGGGCCAGTTCCTCCGCCGAGACCGCCGATCCGACAACGACTACACACCCCATGGCCACACCAGCGACCCAACTCGTCAGTGATTTGCGCTCTAACATTCCTATCCCCCTCCAGTCCCTGAATTCCAGTGCTCGGATCTCGCGCTGTCGTCCGTCTGGAACCTCGTCGCGTTGGTGTTTCTCTCATCTTAGGGGACGGACGGAGCCGGAAGGTTTCGTCCGCCGAGGGATCGGTTCAACGGGCTGGGGTCGCCTCGCGCGACCGCTCCCGACCGAAGAACACGAAGGCCGAATAGCCCGAGGCGACCATGCTCAAAACCACCAGCAGACCGAGCTTGGCGACGGTGGGATTGCTCGAGAACAGCAGCACGCTCAAGCCGATACCGACGACGGCCACATTGGTCATCACCCGCCGCCCGAGAGCTCCGGAACTCCCGTAGCCGAAGGCCAGGTGAATGGTGTAGTCGAGACCCACTCCCATGCCGAGGGCCAGGAAGCAGGACGAGGCGACCCCCAACTCCAAACCGACCCAACCGGCCAGGCCGAGCACCAGGGCCAGGGCCCAGAGCACCGCTAGAAGACAGCGCAGCGACTGCCACCACCTTCCCGACGAGACACCGAGGGCGATCCAGGCGAGAAGGAGAGAGGCCGCCACCGAGCGCCCCTGGGTCTCGACCACCGTTTCGATCAAGACCCGCCCGCGCTCGGCGCTGCCGCCGAATGCGGCGGCCACGGACTCACCGAACTCTTCCTCGACCAGCCGTTCGAGGGCGCGGCGGGCATCGCCAGCGACTTCGTAGTCGTCGCCGGTCACCGACAACATCAAGCGGGCGGTGGTCTCCGGCCGGTCGATGAAAAGGCGAACGAAGATCTCTTCATTGAACAACCGGTAGGTGGTCAACAAACGCCGGATCTCTTCCCTACCGGCGGGTACCGGGGGTCGCGGGAAGGTATCCTCGATCCTTGCGGCCGTCTCCAGGCCGCTCTCCAACTCCCAGGCGCGATCTTGCACCAGATCCGCCAGCGAGTAGACAAAGGGCACTCGCGGGGTCGACGCCGCCCGGTCGCCGAAACGAGCGAGCTGTAGGAGGAGTTCCGGTTCTGTCCAGGGTCGCCCGTCGAGGCGCTCCAGCAAAAGGTCGTAGCGGTAGAGGCCAACGGACTCCTCCTGAAACCAGTTGACTTGCCGCACCACCGGATGCTCCGGGTCGAAGTTGCGGGTCCAACCGTCGTCGATACGCAGCCGCAAAATGCCCGGCAGGA of Acidobacteriota bacterium contains these proteins:
- the trmH gene encoding tRNA (guanosine(18)-2'-O)-methyltransferase TrmH, whose product is MTTPERFARVREVLDRRQPDLTVLLENVHKPHNFSAILRSCDAVGICEAHAITPTGDRPKLHNAVTSGAGKWLKVRSHDNIQHALGALKAEEFQVLAAHPAEGAIDYRQADFTRPTAVLLGQEKDGVSVNAAAGADGWIVIPMFGMVPSLNVSVAAALILFEAQRQRAAAGLYDRCRLDPEVYRRTLFEWAYPVLAERCRRHKVDYPELGEDGDLLGDVPRG